The following is a genomic window from Colletotrichum lupini chromosome 5, complete sequence.
AGTGCCTTACGATATGTATAATCACACACACAATTGAGATTGAACCTCGAAGGAGTCATCTCCGCGCGTGACCAACCACCCCCTTCCTCTTAGACCGGGGAGTGGGGCGTGATGGGAGATGCGAGCGCGAACTGTCGGTGTATGGATTATTGGTCAAAAGGGCCGCGGCAATATTTTGGAACCAAGATGTGGGAGCGTGGACAGGGACGGGTAAGGGTTCAAACTGCAAAGTTGATTGGGTTGGTTTAGGTATCGAGGCAGAGCGATGTGGGAAAAGCCGCCGCCTCTACGGAGTTTGTCTGGGGTTAGTGGGAAAATGTAGAAAAGCTTGAAACAAGGAAAATAGGAAACAGGACTGCTGCTTTTGCCCGACGTTGCTGGGTATCTTTGCTTCACGTGGGCGTTGTGACCGGGGGTACGTCTGGATGATGTGCCCATGTCTTGACGAAGTGCCCATGTCTGGATGATGCGCCCATGTCGTAGTGGGATGAAGTAGCAATGGGAAAGGATGATCATGAAACAAAAAAAACGCCGATAGGTATGCAGAAGAGCCGGAACCTAGCGGTGGACAATATCAAAATGCTGCACCTCGAGGTAACCTTGTCGCTTTTGCCCCGCGCTTACACATTTGTATGGATGTCGTGTAAGTTGGTGTTGTTACAACGATATCGTGCCAGGGTTATGGAGTGCAGGAGGCAAGTTTGACAACTCAAAAAGGGAGAAATGGAATAAGTCTCCGCAGTTCGCTTCTTTCACAATTATAATTGCGGCGGGATTAGAGGGTGGTTGCGAGAGATAAGGGTCCCTTCGGTGTAGGGGAACCCATGAAGTTCAACGCAGGACGTGACGTCTCATTAAGCAAGATGCAGCTCATAGGCGGCTGCAGGTGAGGCTAATCATCTTAATATAGCAACGGCAGCTAAAAATATCGACGTGGAGAGCGGTTACGGTTGGGAAGGTGACTGATCATAGCATGCCGCTTGCCTCGGAGCCGGGTCATATAGTTTGCTGGAAGGGAGAAGGGGGGTTTATGAACGCACGAGGCTGCCAGGGCCCTTTAGATCTCTGGACCCGCCTGTGACGAGACTGGCCGGCCCAATGATTGGAGGCCGATCGAGATGATGTCGGTGAAGGTCTTCGTGCCACGATCGTGCTTCTACTGACTTCAGGGTCCTAGTTCTGTTGTGTCCACGGATGGGGGTGTGAGTTGGAGGGCGTCAAGGTTAAGCGGCGGCCGCGTCAGGGAACTAATTGGCAATCTCGAGATCTTGCCTGCAGGGAAGAAGAGTTTCATACATATGGAGAGGGAGGTTAGACGAGGTCCAGACAAGGAGGCGTCGGCGTGACGCTGGGGAACAATGGGCTCGGCTCCGTGTCTAGCCTTAGGTATCCTGGGCGTCGGTTCGTCGAGAGGCTGTCATTATGCTAGAGAACGCGGGATGTATGGTCGCTTGCGTACCTTGCAGGTTGAGAAAGCTAGAAATTTAGACATGTAACTGCTCGTCTGGCGCGTATGCCGCACGGCGCGGATACAGGGAATGGGCTGTAGTCAGGCCTTTAGGGAAGGGGAGATCTGCAGGCCGCTCGCTCGGTCAAAGATGCCAGGACCAGGAGCGGAACTTGCTGTTGGGTCcggtagttattaatagagaCCCAGGCGCCTCGAAAGTGTAGAAATTCATGGGTTTGGGAAGATTGCCATGCCATGCGGTGGAAGAGAACTTTTCTAGAAGAAGGGTAGTCAGCAACGTGGAGTTTGACGTTGTCGTTTGCGAGGAGAATGAGGGAGCGCTTATGAGTGGGCGCTTAGTTGGAGTCGAGCGACACCATTGGCTGAAAGCCAAGCTGTTGTAAGGGTTTGTGTGATGGAGCTGCGATGTTGTGCATGGCAGAGATCTTGACACTTCTAAGATTAGAAACACGTCGGTATTTCTGAAATAagggtcgtctcttttacgaCAATGGGTTTGAAAATGACGTCTGAAGAGACATGAGGCGTGATGTGGTCAAGTTGAGAGGTTGTAGACGGGAAGTCGAGAGCCTATCCATGCTCACGATCTATTAGGCCACATgattaagtacttaggtaGTAGACGCCATTCTGGAAAACAAGTGAAAGGATACTTTTATTCAAAAATTGAAACCGAAGAAGAGAGCCAGCCGTGCCAGTGTATCCACCCGAAGGTCACATTTCTTAGGGCCCAGGGGTCAGTTGTTTTCATCGAGGCTGCGATGATCGAGAACAATGAAGATAAAAGTATTCGTAGTTTGCAGTGAAAGAGATTGGATCGACGATACACCATACAGGGCACTCCTTCCCTACGCTTGTGAACCTAAGTTGAAGAAGCCGTGGTTTGCATCGAGTTACGGATGACTAAGGCAAGGTGGTACTGCCCGGGGACCTATTCTCAAGTACCTTAGAGTGCCACGAGTGCCTTCTACATTAGGTGGTCGCGGGCCAAGCAGTCAATCTGTGGAGGTGCCTTTACTGCGGGAGTCTTGTAACAGGTAAGGTATTCATCTTGATGGGAGCCTGGGGAAGGAACTGATCAATGGCGGCAAAATCGGAAACAGGCCGGGTGCTTTAAGGTAGGCTCTTGCCTCTGCAGGTTGATGATTCGGATACCTCCTGCCGCTTTTACCCAAGCCGAAGCTGGGCAGGTGGGCAGGTATTACCTGGGTCCTTCCGTCAATGGAAGTTGTCAACTGGGCAGTAGGTTCCTGACATGGAAGGCCCCTTCCCCCTGTCAGCGCGCTTGAATCTCTAAGCGGGCTCGGTAGCCCCCAAACTGCGGATGTCCCGTCGCCCGCAAAGAACCAACAACTGCAGATCGAGTTCCAGTGTTCCATTGCCCTCATCAACGTCAAGGATTTTTCTCGACGGTGCCGAATCGTTCATCGTTCCTGTGCGACCCTCCACTCTGTCCCGTCAGATTGTTTGCCAGACCCTCGTCTCCCGAGACACCAAGGCTCACACTCTCTCTCGCACTCTTCCATGAGTCACTTTGGATTATTTCCATTCCTTTTCAGCAAATGCCGCCGCCCCATCGGGCTGCTATCGCCAATGAGACGCATTACCAAACTTCGTTTCGGCGGCTTTGGACCAACCACGGGCTCAGCATCTCCATAGAGATGTGGTGGGCCCGATATTTCTGTAAATTCCGGGGTGTATTATCCGCATCCCTCAATTGTCTGCTGGAAGTTGGAACCGAACGCCGTTCGTCGTCAGTCGTCGATGGCCAGGAATAGCAGCATCCTGCAGGACATTGGATGGGACGAGACATCTCCTGCGGACGATAACTACCTAAACAAGAACCAACACAATCCCATCCGGGCGCCGTCTTGTTCCCAGCTCTCGCCTTCCCCGAGCCGGCTCGAACCTTGGTCCATACAGTCCCCCTCGTTTTCTCATACCGCAGTCAATCTTACTCTAGCCACCTAGTTGTTGGCCTGCCTGGTATGTATCACCGTCACATCCAACACACTCGACCGTCGTCAACACCCGATTGTACCTCGTCTGGATGGCCGGTCACCACTCTGGCACTCTGTCTCGGCTCCCGCCATAGGTCGACGTATGTACGCCTATGCTGCCGTGCCCCTTTACCCCTGCCTCTGCTTACCCTACTTTATTGTCACAGTTTATCTCACCTCCACAATCCCTGATCAGTTGGTGACGGCACAATGCGACAGACGACGGACCAGGGGTTTAATTCTCGACTGCAAAAGAATACCTGAGTCCCTGACTTCTCTCGTTCTCGAATCCCGTCGCCCCGCTTTTGTTCGCTTTACCAAGGTTCCCTCTTGGACTCGCCGCTCTCGCAGCTCCCTGCAACCTCGGTCCTCGAATTTGCTCCATTTCAACTCTTGATCCTGCGCCTTTCATCCCCGCTCGTCCAAAATCGCCCCTGCCTACTTCGTCGGAGGAGACCAAGATATGCCGCATTTGCCATGACACTCGACGCGTCGACCATGTCATTTCATTACGGATCTGGCGAGACGGCCTCCTAACACATATAGCAGTTCGGCTGGCGGCCCAGAGGTTCTGCGCTGTTTGCTACCGTTGCCTTCCTTCCGTGCTCCACATCGCGGTGGTCATTCCGCATTTGTCTGATCTTTCGATGCGACAGTGGACACTGTCACACAGATGAACAACGGTCAACCAGACACAGTCGCGGAGTGGGAACCCCCATACGGCAAATACATTGCACCATTGTGCTGATGCTCTCAAACGCCTTCCATTTCGCTCCTCGTGCTTCTCGCTCCGGCTGGCCCCACGAGACGACATTCCCACAATTTCTGGTTAGGCTTTCTTCATTACCGAGCAACCAGGCAAAGGACTCACAAGCTCCACCAAGGCCAAGTTCATACGCATACAGCTATGATATTATCATTTGCAGACTTGACTTCGAGACAGTATTGTGATTCGTCGCATCGATAGACGCAAGCAACACAAGCCACGGCTTTTCTAGAGGAACTTGGCGTATACCTCAAGGAGAACATCCGCTGCCAAATACATGAGTCGGGCGATATCTCCAGGCGCCTGGTCAAAGCTGCAACGACTAAGCAAAAACATAACGTCGTTTGCAAAGTCAAGTTGAGAAGCCAGTCAGCTGCAGGCCGTTCGCATTTCTGACTTAATTTTCTCCTGAATCTGATGGCCAAAGATCATAATGCCTTGTCTTTGGTATGCGCAATAGACGGTGAAGGAGGCGTGCGCTTGTGCGCCTGTGTGTGACAAGATGTCAGCACTTGTGCAGCGAAATCGTGATAGCCGCATGAGTCTCTGACCAATGCAGCGCATATCACATTACCTCTGATCTAAGCAGGATGTGGAGGAATTCATCACCCTCGAGTCAAACTCTACGCGGCATCGCGAAGAGCCCATGACATCTCACCTTGAGCAACAATATCTCATGGAACGAAACCGACGGGCCAGCGTAGTCCCGGTTACTAATATTGGACTGCCGAAGATTGGGCAAGTTGCGCCGTCGAGAAAGTCTCGTCTGTCTCGTCACAGCGCATGTGTCGAATCGAACCGCCCTGTTACTCAACTCTCCTCCTCCCGCACATCAGGGCTTCTCGTTGGCTGCATATCGACTTGTCGCGAACCAATCAGACCAGTGATGCCGCTTAGCTGCCATCACGGTAGGTGTGGGTGGGTCGCGGCGGTAAAGATACCCGGGCGAGGAGCGGAGGGCGACGCTGGTGCGGGTGGGAGGGTCGATTCGGACGCCTCCGCGcttttttctcttttcttttcgcACACCCGCCCTGCGACAAGCGCTACGCACGATGTAAAGGAAGGGGTGCAACAACTTGCGATACCCTTTGGTCTGGAGACACTTTGACCGCCGTCAGAGCCGACGACATAATGCCTTCTCTTCCAACGCCTTGCCCTCACATACGCAACAAAGAGACGAGACGAGACGAGCGGATCGGTTCCGGGCAAAGCTGGGGTAAATAGCCCAACAACGCAGACTGAAAGTCAAGTTGCCCTCTCAGTCCCACCCAGGATTGCACGGCTAAAAATAATCCACCTTGGGCTGTATCCTGGTCCATCTACATCGGAAGATTAACGTTTTTGTTTCACCCCTGCCCCGTCAGAGGGACGAGAGCAGACACCACCAATCCACCACCAGACTTGAATGTGAAGGGAACCTGGGAGAAAAAAGATGGGACAGTCACTACGGTCACTCTCTGAGTGCTATCGCCGAACTCACTTCACCTGGGCTCTGTGCCGCACATCCAGACCGTCCCCATCCATCTCTCTCAAGTCTCGACAGGAACACCCACCACTCAGCCTAGGTATCTGATCCCTGAGACAAACGCCCAGAATCAACACCCCGATTAACGAGCAAAGAGATTGGCAGCCGCGATCTGTATTTCGTAGGTAGCTGTTTCCGGAACAAGACTGGCGCATGCGCTGCCGCGACCGGACAATTGCGCGGCCAGATTGTTGCGACAAACGCATGGAGAGTTACTAGTGATTGCAACCCTACAGGGTCGCTACATACCGGGAGACACCCGCGCACAGAGAATGCCACCTAGAGATGAGCGGTGCAGACGGTGCTGTTGCGTACGGATACCTCACAAGTCGAAGTCTCCCGCGACTGGCTGTCACGCTGAAGAACGGAGCCAAGGGCCGAGACACGGCTCAGCGCGGACGCGGAAATGGGACTATCCCCTCACTAATCTCACTCCAACTCGACACCAAAACCTACTAGACGGTTGGCTTGGTGCACTGCCGCGTTTGCTAGCCCAGTTGGCGGCTGCAGATTGCAATCGAACGGGATGACAATACGAGCCACAGCCAGCTAAGCCTGGTTGTTGACGACGATACCCGACGTTGGCGTCACACTTGAGGGTCTAGCTACGACGCTGAGCGTGCTTTTTAGACGCGGCGAAGGGAAGTGGGCTCGCAGAGAAGGGGAAGAGAAGAGAAGATGTCACTGATCGCGTCAAACTGCATGACACGGGGACCCTATCCTGACAGCTCCATTGGTTGCTACATAATGATGATCAACCGCATCCGCCGGCAATGCTCGCTCTCACCTCACCACTACTACCTTGCGCCGGGGGGTACGAGGCAATTTCGCTGATAGCTCAGTCTGGTTGGCGGATGTTCACAGTATTTTCCCGTTGAGAGTGAACCTCCGTCCAATCTGAGCACCTATCGTCAGAAGGGTCATTGTTGCACACGGTAATGAAGGTCCTCAACACTCCGAAACAGCCGCTGTACCACCGCTCCATCCCGAGTCAAAACCAACTATGGCCACTATGACGAGGATGAGACCCCGTTTGACATGGACTACCGCGTGGCCATGTGCTATTTATGAAGACGTGAGCGGATGAAGGGACCAAAGGTTCGACCAGGATTGCTTCTGCACCGAGGGGCGGTCGTCCTGCGTCTTATAGCAATGGCCGGGGTGCTTGGTCCGGACCTGGTGGACCAAGCGACACCTAGGCCTCGGGGTTTCCTTTCTTCACCTTCCTGAACGTATCAAAGCCGTTTCCTGCCAGAGTTAAGAAACGTGGGAGACCCTGGCGTCAGTTCTCTGCGGCACGGCACACCTGATAATTCGACCCCGGCCAAACAGCGGTCAAAAGGGTTACAACGAGGGTCAAGCTTCGTGAGAGCGACAAGTGGAAACCAGTGTAACGCTACAGGCGGGCAGCGTCTCCGGATGCGCGAGGAGCCTTCTTGGTGAACCGCGAGAGTGTCTGACTGTCTGGAACGCTTTGCTCAGGCAACGACAGTCGGTCAAGTTGTACAAATCTTGGGATGGTGGAGTCGAGGCGGCATGCTGACGATATGACCGGGACAGTGACGGACGGCGAGCATGTCAAGGTTGACAGGGCTAGCGGATGCAGGCTGGCCGCTGGCGAAATCATGGGCCCGGGTCGTCGCCATGCTGGAAGTGAGTCCTTGCGTCTTTGGCGAAAGCAGCCGGCGGCTCTTGTCATGGGCGGTCGCTTGTTTCCTGCCCCCAAACTCTGGAGACACTGGAAATGACGACGGCTCACGGCCGCGGCAGAGCGGGGGCCAAAAACACACCTTGCCATGCGCCGGTAGCCTTCAAAAGGGGGGGAGGGTAGCAGGATGGCAGATCCCTCCATCAACCTCCCCCATCACGTGGCAGAGGTTAAGAGACGTATTATCAAGCACACATGTGTGCGTACGTGCACACTACCTCAATTTCCTATATCACTACGGTGCAGTACGTGTACAGATACAGGACACTGCCGTTATGCATCACTTAGCCCAATATCGCATCGCGGGGAGGTGGGCGATACGGCCGGTGAGGCCCGCGAGATGATGGTGTGTGCCAACCCTTGTAGCCTGGAGACCAATCACCGCGACACGGAAAATAGTTGGTGGGCATAGTCAAATTGTCTCTCACTCATGACATCGAGCCTACGGGTGATGAGAGACAAAGGTTGCAAAGAGAAAGGAGATATTTGCCATTCCACGGCTCGGAAGGGCAACGGTCTTGGACTCACGGGGGAGCTCGATTTGGGGATGGAGGCAAGGCGAGCAGGAACGGCGATGGGCACAAGCACGGCGGGCATATCCCAGCCCAGGCCCGGCTAGCCCAGGTCGACCTACCGTCAAGCACAGTTCAGTTGAGTTGTGatacgtactccgtacagctGGAGCGACCAGACGCGGGTTGCAGAGGTCATGGCTCACGCCCTCTCCCCAAGTCTCCAATGGCCTGTCGACACGCCCCCTCCTTTCTGCATACCATCCCCCCCCTTGTTCATGCCTCGCCAGGGGACCCAGCTGGTGGCCGTGGAAGCGACGACAAACGCAAGTGGCTACTGGCAGCAGTATCGCGCGAGTACTTTGTGGCGGTCGAGTACCCGTGGGAAGCGCCATGCCGCGACCCAATGCTGCTCGTGTTTCCCGGGTTTAGCGACGAAGGACTGGGGTGTCTGGGAGGAATGGATCCGTATGTATGACCCAGGAAGGGGAGGAGAAGATGAAGAGAGGCGATACGGATGCCTCTTGCATGTTCAGACCAACACttgcacacacacacacagagAGAGGAAGGGCGAGCGAGAGGAGGGGGCTCTATGTGTGGATGCAGCACTCAAGGTGGGATTTCGCGGGAGAAGGGAACCGGGATCAAGAAGAAAGTGAGTGAGGCCACACTCTGGGTACTTTTTGGAGAGATTTTGTAGTGTCTTTCTCTTGATCCGTACAGGATACAAAAGTAACGAGGCACCCGCCGAGACCAGCGTCTCGTCCCTGTTACCCCGAGAGGTATTTCTCGTTCCCTTGCAATTGCGGTCGCATCCCAGCGTGGACGTTGAATACGGACGACGGACACACAGAGATCCTTCTTCTTAATTATTTGGCCATTGTAGTTGAGCTTTGGCGAGTGAGCGCGTAACATCGGGAGGGAagaaggataaaaagaaaaaggctgGCTGGTTCCCGCACTATCAAGGGTAGCCCTTGGCTCGCCTACACCTCAGACTTTCGACAGTGCCGGCTTGTCAACGACTGGTtcataccttaccttgccttGCTTTCCTTGCCCACCACGACGGCTACGGGGACGAACTAAGGCTGCGGCTACAGATGCCAGACGCTTCTGCGGATACATTCTACAGTTCATCGGAGTAGGTGCACTACGaacggagtacggatacgACAGAGACagagcgagagagagagagtgaaAGAGTAAAGGTACCTCGAAACGATTAGATACCAAGACATGACCACGACCACCCCGACCACCACTTTCACACTCGAGGTTCGCTACCGCTACCACTACCACTTGCACTTCCACATGATATGAACATATTCCCTACCCTCTGCCCCCCCTTCGTCACACTTACACTTTCTTGTCATCTCACTCTTTCGCCCATCCCACCCGTCAACATCCGACACCACCAAAACTATTTCCTCTTCACAGTCACGCAGCCTAACTCATCAGGCAGGGCAGATTCATCGCGCTCTACACGTTCACTCTCTACACCCCTGAGGCAAACGGTGCGCGGCAGGCAAGGTTCAAGCATCGATACAGACGGATATCCCTACCCGTCCAGCATTCTTGACTTGAACTGGCATTTATACCGGGTTTAGCGGAATACATTGCAATCCGAGTCGCGTTACAGCCACAAGTCACCTCACCTTACCTCAGTGGCTCGCGACGTGGGAAATTGTCTCGTCACTCTTCAGTGTTCCACCCCCCGAACAGGCGCAGCATAATCGCGCGTCAAAAAACGCTCAAGCGCCGCCATACAAAGCAGCCATCATCCCTCGACTCGGACAAACCCCTGAGACGGGGAGAAAGGAAAGAGACGGGCCTTGAACAATTGGACACAAGGGCAGCGGCAAGAAGCTGGACTAATACTCTATCCTCATCCTTTTGATTTTTtgtctttctctttctcaaCTTTGGGGAAAGAGAAgacgagagagagaaagagaggcgCACGGTACCTTTAAGGAGAACAACGCCGGCGCAGTTTCCCCTTTGGTTCTTTTGATACTCTCTACTTCCTCGCAGGCGACACACTGAATCGTAGGCGCGAATATTCATCTGCCTGCTTCCGTCTCATACGCACACTCACAACACACACATCTCACCACTGCCATCACCTCTCTCGGCACGGGCAACCATCCAACTACCACCGGTACGGCAAATTGCGAGCAAATTGCGGAGCTCATTGTCTACATTAGATCCCAATTTCGACCTTGAGCGTCCccatcgtcatcgtcatTGTCATCCCTGGCCGGACGCAACCGCAATACGAACCCCGTCCGTCAAGCCAAGACCACGCATGCGCTGAACTGCTCCAAGGGCCGATTTCATCTGGAGCACCTACTTCTTCTCCAACGCAGACAGAACATCGCATCTGCGGATACTCCTAGCTCGTTTCCTCGTGTCGGATCCAAGGCTGTACCAATCCTGGGTTACCGCCAGCAAACATAGCCAGGTACTACACACGAGTTGTTGTCAAGGCAGCCAAAAACTCCAGACAAGATCCCAATAGGGATATTTCATGTGAGTGAATCTCTAACGTGTCTGCTGCCCAATGTTCGCTCCAACTCTTTTGCATCTGCGTTTCTTGTCTCCTTCATCTGCCGCCCAAAGACCAAACAAGGCAAGGGCAGAAACTCTCTTGACGGCGTCGAGCATCCGTACAGGCCGGGACGCTGGGTCGGGCTGTTCCCATCCAATTTCTCTCACACATATTCATACACCAAGGGCTGCACAGCCTCAGGTCTCAGCGGCATCTTTCTCACCAATTTCTGCCCTTGTTCCACCCCCGGAGCGGACAAGACACCGCTCTCGCTCTCTCGTCCTTGTCGCACGTTCCCAAGACAAGGTACcttgcctttttttttttttttttactgaCGCACGCGCGCACAGCCCAGCAAGCAATTATTTGTCCCACGCCCCTCCCCCCGCCGACGCCCTCTAAAAAAGAAGGGAAGAAAAAAGTCCAAAGCTCAAGCTCCCGCGACCTCCGCGCGCCGCGTACCGAAGCACCGCCGGCGGCAGAAAGCAGCAACAGCTCCAGCTGCTACCTTAGCTCCAGTTCCAGTCCCAGCACCACCTTGCCAGCTGCAGCTGCACCTGTACTTTGTACCAGCACTCTGTCCCGCCAGCAAAGAGTGTCATCATTGCGCTTGATTACCACCTCACTctctttttttccctcttgtGCAGATCTTTGAAAGGGACCAGGGGGTAACGCGAGGAAAGGAAagaggaaaaaaaagagaagaaaacTTTACCCACCCCCACGACAAAGCAACGACTTGGATCTCAACCACGCCAGATAACAGGTCCCCATTTCTTACTCATCCACATCGACCTCTCACGGAAGATCATCTCCCAAGAGACTCTCCAAGTCCGGAAGATATCGAGGCGCCCTCCCTGTCTCAAAAAGCCGCTCGCTTGCTCGCCTCGGTCCTTCAGCCCAACGCTATCATAGCTGTTGCTGAGTTCTTCTACTTCTCCGTAGCTATTCCAGAGCAACATTCCGCTTAGCTTGGCTCGGCCCGAATCGCTGATTCTGGCTCTCATTGACGCGCGCGAACACCTGCGCACCCTTTTCGTCAACATCATCTCTGCCGAAGCTCCCCGCCGACTGACTATTCACTCACCACGCGACGATTATCCGTCAACTTACCTTGCCGCCGGTCGCTTGCTGCATCTGCGCAGCTATTCTACCACGGCACAAACATCGCTTGCTCGGCCTAACGCGCCTGCATAGCGACATAACGACTTTCACCACTCAACGTCCGAGTCGGTGAGGTGCCGTTTTAAATCATGTCAACATTTACTGCCCTCAATGGGGGCTCACCAAAAACGTCAGAACCACCCAACCCGCCCGCCGACGCCAGTAGAGCCCCGTCAGACGAGCGCACCAATGGACAACCCGCCCTTCCTGAGCCCAAATCGACAGCCGCCGTAGAGCCCTCCCCAAGCCAGAGGGAGCCCTGGGCCGGCCCCAGCCAGGACAGATCCCCGTATCAAACGGCAACTTACCCCGACGTTGATGGCTCTCATAAGAGAAAGCGATCAAACTCAGTAGAGCTGAGGCGAGAAGCTCCCGGGCGTCAGGAAAAGTCCCCGGAGGCCGCTTCTCAACCCCACCCACCAGAATCACGTGAACCCTATGGAACGCCCTCGCGCGATCATCGCCCGTACGCTGAACGCGAAGATTCAAGGGAACAGGGTGAGTCATGGTATTCACGGGAgggaagagaaagagagagggagagggagGAGAGGGGTTACTACGATCAACCTTCTGCAACGTCTACCCAAGGTCAATCCGAGGAGCAAATTGGGGAGGCTCTAAGACGCGCTAACCAGATGGATGCGAATGATTACGACAACACCAGCCCTGACGGTGATGATCGATCTATGGCCTATGGATCTTACACCCCTGGCGGATCCCGTGATATGCTTCAATCCGACAAGGCGAAGAGAAAGCGAAACTTCAGTAACCGAACCAAGACGGGCTGTCTTACATGCcgaaggaggaagaagaagtgcGACGAGCAGAAGCCAGAATGTAGGAGATGCTCTGATCTTTGCCATTTCTTGTTTGAGTGATAACGCTGACCATTTTCCAGGTAGCAACTGTCTTCGTGGAGGCTTTGTCTGTGCAGGATATCCTCCGCAGCGAAACACGGCTTGGCAGAAGCCGGACAGCAAGGCCGCCGCCATCCCCTTGGAGTCCAAAGACCCCAGCTACGTCCCACCTGGTGCTTACGGTATGCCACAGCAAGCTCCTTACGGCAGCCAGCCAGCCGTCGGACCAAGGCGAGAGGCATTACCTCCCTACCGCGGCCAGCCCTTGCGGATAGATCCTCCTCAGGGCCGACCCCTACTGACTGACGACGACCGGCCGACAGCCTCGACGATTCCCAGTGCATCGGTCGCAAGCCCCGAGACCAAGCTATCCGCCATTCCCTACACTCCAGCGAACGCCTTCCCGACGCCAATTAGTGCCCAAGGGCCTCCCCATGCCCCCTTCTCGGAGAGAAAGGACTACCAGCGTGTGCCCCCGTTGCACGACATTAGCAGGACTGTGCCGGAGCCGGAGACGCCTCATCCTGGCAACACGCTGCCGCAAATCAACATTCTGCACCCCACGAGGTCGAACAGCCCCATCCCGCAGCCTCCAGCAACTAGCAATGCACAAGTCGCCGCGCAGCTAGCCTTATCGCACACCCAGTTTTCTTCCAGCCGGTCTAGGACGACGAACAAGGAGGATATGCTTGCCGGCAAGCTCTACTACCCATTTGATAAGGAGCTTGTCCTTGAGCGCGAACGGTGCAGCGCTGCATGTTGGCGATTCAACAACTCGACGAACCCCAATAACGGTGTCTCGCCAACCGAGCGAGGCCGCCTGTTCCGTGAGATTTTGCAGCCTCGCGACCCTATCCAAATTTCGCCAACAGTTGCATCGCCAGTGACCAACATTGGAAGAGTGGGCGAAGACGTTGTTGTGGAAGCGCCATTCACTTGCGACTACGGGTACAATATCTCTCTTGGGAAGAATGTCGTTGTTGGCCGAAGTTGCACCATCATCGACACCTGCGAGGTCAAGATTGGCGACAATTGCCACATTGGACCGAACGTGAGCATTTACGCGGCAACGCTACCCACCGACCCTAAGAAGCGCTTAGGTAGCAGGGGCCCTCAACTTGGCAAGCCTGTCACCATCGAAGAGGACTGCTTCATTGGTGGAGGCGTCATTATCCT
Proteins encoded in this region:
- a CDS encoding bacterial transferase hexapeptide, coding for MSTFTALNGGSPKTSEPPNPPADASRAPSDERTNGQPALPEPKSTAAVEPSPSQREPWAGPSQDRSPYQTATYPDVDGSHKRKRSNSVELRREAPGRQEKSPEAASQPHPPESREPYGTPSRDHRPYAEREDSREQGESWYSREGREREREREERGYYDQPSATSTQGQSEEQIGEALRRANQMDANDYDNTSPDGDDRSMAYGSYTPGGSRDMLQSDKAKRKRNFSNRTKTGCLTCRRRKKKCDEQKPECSNCLRGGFVCAGYPPQRNTAWQKPDSKAAAIPLESKDPSYVPPGAYGMPQQAPYGSQPAVGPRREALPPYRGQPLRIDPPQGRPLLTDDDRPTASTIPSASVASPETKLSAIPYTPANAFPTPISAQGPPHAPFSERKDYQRVPPLHDISRTVPEPETPHPGNTLPQINILHPTRSNSPIPQPPATSNAQVAAQLALSHTQFSSSRSRTTNKEDMLAGKLYYPFDKELVLERERCSAACWRFNNSTNPNNGVSPTERGRLFREILQPRDPIQISPTVASPVTNIGRVGEDVVVEAPFTCDYGYNISLGKNVVVGRSCTIIDTCEVKIGDNCHIGPNVSIYAATLPTDPKKRLGSRGPQLGKPVTIEEDCFIGGGVIILPGVRIGRGSTVGAGAVVTKDVPPFTIAVGNNARIIRGISS